From Acidihalobacter aeolianus, a single genomic window includes:
- a CDS encoding Fe-S cluster assembly transcription factor yields the protein MKLSTKGRYAVTAMLDLAIHDKVGPVTLADISVCQGISLSYLEQLFAKLRKENLVEGVRGPGGGYRLAKPADQITVAQIITAVDESVDVTRCNGQGDCQDGERCLTHQLWDDLSHRLYSFLDGITLDQFANRPDVQAVAERQDKAGRRQVVSYRRSAA from the coding sequence ATGAAGCTTTCCACGAAAGGTAGATACGCGGTGACCGCGATGCTCGATCTGGCCATCCATGACAAGGTCGGCCCCGTGACCTTGGCTGATATATCCGTCTGCCAGGGCATCTCCCTGTCCTACCTCGAGCAGCTCTTCGCCAAACTGCGCAAGGAAAACCTGGTCGAAGGTGTACGCGGCCCGGGTGGCGGCTATCGCCTGGCCAAACCCGCCGACCAGATCACCGTGGCGCAGATCATCACTGCCGTAGACGAATCGGTCGACGTTACCCGCTGCAACGGGCAGGGCGACTGTCAGGACGGCGAACGCTGCCTGACCCACCAGCTTTGGGACGACCTGAGTCATCGGCTGTACAGCTTCCTCGACGGCATCACTCTGGACCAGTTCGCCAACCGCCCCGATGTTCAGGCGGTCGCCGAGCGCCAGGACAAGGCCGGACGCCGCCAGGTCGTTTCCTATCGTCGCTCTGCCGCCTGA
- a CDS encoding DUF1249 domain-containing protein translates to MFIQPHYPGYLFSAPRSFAALMEVYEDNYIALRRLCPRLPEAGVMHVSHPAGIPRLYLRVLEHTRYTSSLGLTYRFLGEDDGEVESPSLAVRVYHDARQAEVLFAPQGPAHTLSRHAYGLDDSASGALRMRWSANRFLNRWLHYCIAQGHAFTLAPDALADTLADDRD, encoded by the coding sequence ATGTTCATTCAGCCCCATTATCCAGGATATCTATTCAGCGCGCCGCGCAGTTTCGCCGCGTTGATGGAGGTCTATGAGGATAATTACATTGCACTGCGCCGGCTGTGTCCCCGTCTGCCGGAAGCCGGGGTGATGCACGTATCTCACCCTGCCGGCATACCCCGCCTGTATCTTCGCGTGCTCGAACATACCCGCTACACCAGCAGTCTGGGACTGACCTATCGCTTCCTTGGTGAGGACGACGGTGAGGTCGAATCACCCTCTCTTGCGGTACGTGTCTACCACGACGCGCGCCAAGCGGAGGTTCTGTTCGCGCCACAAGGGCCCGCACATACGCTATCGCGGCACGCGTACGGACTGGACGATAGCGCATCCGGAGCCCTGCGCATGCGCTGGTCGGCCAATCGTTTTCTCAATCGATGGCTGCACTATTGCATCGCTCAAGGGCACGCATTCACCCTCGCACCGGACGCACTGGCCGACACGCTCGCCGATGATCGCGACTGA